A genomic window from Deltaproteobacteria bacterium includes:
- a CDS encoding lipocalin-like domain-containing protein — protein sequence MGKNPAGYVIYTSEGRMMVIITAEGRKAPNTDQDRAELMKTVFAYAATYRIEGDKLINKVDVSWNPALVGTEQTRFLKMDGDRLQVLTAWHVKANWPEKGMGRVIMTFERVK from the coding sequence ATGGGAAAGAATCCGGCGGGCTACGTCATCTACACATCCGAGGGGCGAATGATGGTGATCATTACAGCGGAGGGGCGGAAGGCACCGAATACCGATCAGGATCGTGCCGAGTTGATGAAGACCGTTTTCGCTTACGCGGCTACGTATCGCATTGAAGGAGATAAGTTGATCAACAAGGTCGATGTTTCCTGGAACCCTGCTTTGGTCGGCACCGAACAGACACGTTTTTTAAAGATGGATGGCGACCGTCTTCAGGTTCTCACGGCATGGCACGTTAAAGCTAACTGGCCCGAAAAAGGGATGGGACGGGTGATAATGACGTTTGAACGAGTGAAATAG